The Megalops cyprinoides isolate fMegCyp1 chromosome 19, fMegCyp1.pri, whole genome shotgun sequence genome has a window encoding:
- the slc25a17 gene encoding peroxisomal membrane protein PMP34, producing MGSEKVIEVFTYESLVHAVAGAMGSVTAMTVFFPLDTARLRLQVDEKRKARSTPAVLAEIVKEEGLLAPYRGWFPVICSLCCSNFVYFYCFHSLKAGWLRGQRSTPGRDLIIGIVAGVVNVLVTTPLWVVNTRLKLQGAKFRNTDIRPTHYTGITDAFAQIVKEEGVGALWNGTFPSLLLVLNPAVQFMIYEGLKRHLRRGVHRELSSVEVFVIGAIAKAIATTVTYPLQTVQSILRFGQHRQQPDRSRLLSSLRNVMYLLINRVRKYGVLGLFKGLEAKLLQTVLTAALMFLLYERIASSTFRVMGVKRAMSSH from the exons ATGGGCTCCGAGAAAGTTATCGAGGTTTTCACATATGAAAGTCTCGTACACGCTGTCGCTGGAGCTATG GGGAGCGTGACGGCGATGACGGTTTTCTTTCCATTAGACACAGCCAGACTGCGGCTGCAAG TGGACGAGAAAAGAAAAGCCAGGTCCACACCTGCTGTTCTGGCCGAAATCGTCAAAGAAGAGGGACT CCTGGCTCCCTACAGAGGGTGGTTCCCAGTCATCTGCAGTCTGTGCTGCTCCAACTTCGTCTATTTCTACTGCTTCCACAGCCTGAAGGCTGGCTGGctgaggggtcagaggtcaactcCAGGCCGAGACCTTATCATAGGCATCGTTGCAG GTGTGGTAAACGTACTTGTTACCACTCCCCTGTGGGTGGTCAATACCAGGCTGAAGCTTCAGGGGGCGAAGTTCCGGAACACGGACATCCGCCCCACGCACTACACTGGCATCACAG aTGCCTTTGCTCAGATTGTGAAGGAGGAGGGGGTTGGGGCTCTGTGGAACGGGACCtttccctccctgctgctggtCCTGAATCCTGCTGTCCAGTTCATGATCTATGAGGGGCTCAAAAGGCATCTTAGGAGAGGTGTGCATAGAGAG CTGTCCTCCGTGGAGGTGTTTGTCATTGGAGCCATCGCCAAGGCGATTGCCACTACTGTCACGTACCCCCTGCAGACCGTCCAGTCCATCCTGAGG TTTGGTCAACACAGACAACAGCCTGACCGATCTCGGCTTCTGAGCAGTCTGAGGAATGTGATGTACCTGCTGATCAACAGAGTCAG GAAGTATGGAGTTCTGGGATTATTCAAGGGCCTGGAGGCTAAActcttacagactgtgctcaCCGCTGCACTCATGTTCCTCCTGTATGAGAGAATAGCCAGCAGCACCTTCAGAGTCATGGGGGTGAAGAGGGCCATGTCCAGCCACTAA